In the genome of Thermus antranikianii DSM 12462, the window GACCGCCACCCCGATCACACCGCGGCAAGCCGCCTAGCGGTGGCGGCGGTGCATCTGGCAGGCCTCAGGAAAGCCCCCCTAGAGGGGGAGCCCCACCGGGTGGAGCGGCTTTTCTTCTACCCTGGAAACCATCCCTTTACCCCGAGCTTCCTGGTGAAGATCTCCGCTTTCATAGATCAGTGGGAGCAGGCGGTTCTGGCCTACAAGAGCCAGTTTTCCGGGGAGGGGGTGAGCGAGACCGTGGGGCCCAAGGGGGTGGAGGCCAGGAAGGCCATGCGCCGCTACTTCGGCAACTACCTGGGGGTGGACTACGCCGAGCCCTTTGTGAGCCCCTTGCCCGTCCTCTACACCCCCTGGAGCCGGGCCTAGAAGAGGGGCTCCTGGCTCACCGTCTTCACCTGGCGGCGTTCCTTGGGGGGAAGGGCATCCAGGGCCCGCTTCACCTCCTGGATGTCCAGCCAGGTGAGGTGCTTGGGGCTTCCCGGGGTACGGCTCGGGTTTCGCAGGAGGTAGGCGGGGTGGAACATGGGAAAGACCCGGATCCCGTGCCACTCAAACCACTGTCCCCGCACCTTGGTGATGGAAACCTTCTCCCCGAGGAAGAACTCCGCTGCCACCGCTCCCAAGGGGACGATGATCTGGGGGGCGATGAGCTCGATCTGCTTGAGGAGCCACTTGTCCGTGCAGACCTTGGCCTCGTCGGGAAGGGGGGCGCGGTTTCCCGGGGGGCGGCACTTGACGATGTTGGTGATGTAAACGGATTCCCGGGGGATGCCGGCGGCCTCGAGGATCCGGTTGAGAAGCTGCCCCGCTTTCCCCACGAAGGGGCGCCCCGTCTTGTCCTCCTCTTCGCCCGGCCCTTCCCCCACGATCATCAGCTGGGCGTCAGGGTTCCCTTCCCCGAAGACCACCTGGGTGCGGCCTTCCGCCAAGCGGCAGGCGGTGCAGGCCCTGGCCTGAGCTTGTAATAGTTCCAGGGTCATTGCAGGGGTTTGCGGGCCTTCCGGGCCTCCCGCCGGGTCTTGGGGTCCAGGCCGATCATGAGGAAGAAGTTCTCCAGGGCGTTTTCCTGGCCCTTGATCTCGGGGTACTGGTCCTCCGGGGTGCCGGTGACAAAGGGCAGGGATTTGTAGAGCTCCAGGGCGTACCGCACCACGGCCTCCGGCCCCTCGGCCTCCGCCACCTCGGCCAGCTTGGCGTAGACCTCGCGCCGGGCTTCCGCATGGCGGCGGAAGACCTCCGGGTTCGGCGTCTCCGGCGCCCGGAGGACGTCCTGCTTGGCGATGCGGCGGTAATGCTTCAAGCCCCGAACGATCTCCTCCGTGGTCAGCGTGATCTTGAACTCCATCCCCGCTCCTTTCCGGCCTAAGGGCCCTACCTTTGGGAGATTATATAGCCGGGAGGGAGGGCAAAGCCAGGTAAAGGGCGGCCCTTGTCAAGGCCCAGGGCCGGGTGGGTTATCCCGGGATTGCTGGTGCCTCGGGAGAGTGATGGCTTGGCTCAAGGGCTGGCGCAGGTTAAAGTGGCTATACTTGTAGGGATGGAGGTTTTGGGCAACTATTGGCTGCGGCGCATTCTTGTCCGTATTGCTTCCGTCGTCGTTTACGAAGGCCAGGATACCCACACCGGGATGCCGGTGATGGTGCTGAAGGGAGCCCAGGGAACGCCAGCTTTGGGGGAAGGAGTGCTTCCCCTTTTGGAGGAAACGCCGGAGGCCTGGGTGCTGGAGTGGCCCATCGGGGCGGTTCCCTTAAGCCAGTACCTGGGGGTGGCGGATCTGGAGCGCCTGGAGCATTGGGTAGGGGAGATGGCCCGTATTCTGGCTTCCTTGAAAGCCCAGGGAGTGTCCCATGCCCCCATCCCCGAGCTTTGCCTGGTGAAGGGCAAGCGGGTGTGGCTGGCCGGGGTGGGGCTTAAGGAGCTTTCCGGGGAGCCGGAGAAGGCCCTTGCCGCTTTGGCTCGGGCCTTGGCCGGGGAGCGCTATCCCGAGTTTCCCTTAAGGGAAACCTTGGAAAGGATTGAGGCCAAGGCGGAACCCCTGGAGGTTCTCTTTTCCGAGCCTGCCCATGTTGCGCAGAAGGCCGAGGCCCTGCCCTTGGAAACCCCTGGCCAGGAAGCTCGGCCCCTCGAGGAACCCCCCTCCAAGCCTGAGGAGGCGCCCTCCAGGCTCCCTTCCGCCTCGCGGAAGGTGTTGAGCGTGGACCCGGTTCCCGAGGCCTCGGATGGCCAGAAGGCCTCCCAGGCCAAGGAAACCTCACCCCCCGAGGGCAAGACCCCAAGCCGGCCCCGGGTCATCCGCATCGAGGAGCCCGAGGAGCCTTCCTTTACCGTGGTGGAACCTCCGCGGCCCAGGAGGCGGTCCTTTCTCTTGGGGCTTCTAGGTGCCGTGGCGCTTTTGGGTTTGGCCCTTTTGTTTCTTCGTCCTTCTTCCCCTTCCAGAGGGGGATACGTGATGGAGTTCCGCACCGATCCCCCCACGGAGCGGGCGGAGGTGTTTCTCCTCGAGGTGCCGGAGGGTTCCAGGATGGCGCCCGGCCAGCTGCTCCTCACCGCCCCAGGCCGGGCGGAGTTCGACCAGAAGGGGGTATACCGCTTGCGCATCCGGGTGGCGGGCCGCGATCCCGTGGACTACCTCCTGGAGGTGCCGGGGCCGCCCTTGGTCATCAAGGTACGCTAAGGCCATGACCGAGCACCCCGCCGTCTATGTGTACCGTTACTTCTTCGCCGGGGAGGAGGCGGGGGAGGGAAGGTTGGAGGTGCGCCCCCTGCCGGAAGGAGGCGTGAAGGCCACCCTCACCGCCGAGGTGAACCTGCCCCTGCCCAAGACCCGCCAACGCTGGCAGACGGAAACGGACGCCGAGGGCTTCTCCCTGTACTTCGCCGAGCGGGTGGAGGGGCGGGAGAGCCGGGTCTTCACCGTGGAGAGGCTGGAGGAGGAAGGGGTGGTGCTGGTCACCCAGGGCAAGGAGAGCGTGGCCCTGCCCTTTGTGGCCCCCTACCACGACCCCCTCTCCCTTCTCCTGGCCCTTCCCCGCCTGGCCCTGGAGCCGGGAGGGGTGGCCCGCTTTCCCATGCCCGGGGGCCGGGTGTACGTGGAAAGGCTTGCGGACCTCGAGGTGAATGGGCGCATGCGCCGGCATTACCGCCTTCGCCCGGGGCTTACCCTGATTGAGCTGGAGGAAGGGCTTCCCGTAAGGATGGCCCAGCAGGTGCAGGACCACGTGTTCGAGGCGGTGCTCGAGGGGGTGGAGGAGGTGAAGAGGCGCCGCCGCTGGGTATAGTGGAGGCATGATCTACCGCGCGGAGGAGGTGAGGGAGCGCTTCGCCCGCCGGGGCCTTTCCTTTGACCCCACGGTGGAGGAGATCGTGCGGGGTATCCTGGCCGCGGTGCGGGAGGAAGGGGATGCGGCCTTGGACCGCTTTAGCCTGGATCTGGACGGCCACCCTGTGGAGGAGATCCCCAAGAAGGCCTGGCGTCAGGCCTACGAGGATCTGGACGAGGAGCTCAGGGATGCCTTGGAGACCGCCAAGGAGCGCATAGAGGCCTTCTATCGGGAGGAGGCCAAGGGGGGATTTTTGAAGGCGGATGCCAGCGGCCTTCTGGGCCAGCTGGTCCGCCCCCTTTCCCGGGTGGGGGTGTACGTCCCCGGGGGGAGCGCCCCCTTGCTTTCCAGCCTCCTCATGAGCGTGGTGCCCGCCAAGGTGGCCGGGGTGGCGGAGGTGATCGTGGCCAGCCCCCCAAAGGTCCACCCCGGGGTGCTGGCCGCCGCCTGGGTGGCGGGGGCGGACCGGCTTTTCGCCATGGGTGGGGCCCAGGCCATCGCCGCCCTGGCCTACGGCACCAAGCGGGTTCCCCGGGTGGACAAGATCGTGGGGCCGGGGAACGCCTACGTGGTGGCCGCCAAGCGCCAGGTCTTCGGTGCCGTGGGCATAGACGGCCTGGCCGGCCCCACGGAGACCCTGATCGTGGCCGACGGCTCCGCCTCCCCCAGGCTCTTGGCCGCTGACCTCCTGGCCCAGGCGGAGCACGGCCCGGACTCCGAGCCCTGGCTCCTCTCCCCGGACCGGGCCCTTTTGGAGAAGGTGGAGGCGGAGCTCTTCCGCCAGCTCCAGGACCTCCCCCGGGGGGAGATTGCCCGGAAGGCCCTGGAGCGGGGTGGGCTGGTGCAGACCCAGGACCTGGAGGAGGCCTTCGCCCTGGCCAACCTCTACGCCCCCGAGCACCTCTGCCTGGCCCTGGCCGACCCCCTTCCCTGGCTGGGCCGGGTGCAGAACGCCGGTGGGGTCTTCCTGGGGGAGGGTAGCCCCGAGGCCCTGGGGGACTACATCGCCGGGCCCAGCCACGTGATGCCCACCTCGGGCACGGCCCGCTTCCAGGGGGGGCTTGCCCTCCGGGACTTCCTCAAGGTCATTCCCGTCATGGGCCTGGCGGAAGGGGCGGTGAGGGAGCTTTCCCGCAAGGGGGCCCTCCTGGCCCGGGCGGAGGGCCTCGAGGCCCACGCCCGCGCCTTGGACCTGCGGTCATGAGGCTCTTCCACGAGCTTCTGGGGCCCCTGGAGCTCCCCGACCGCTTTTTGCGCATCGTCAGCCTGGCTCCCAACCTCACCGACGCCCTCTTCGCCCTGGGGCTGGGGGAGCGGCTGGTGGGCCGGAGCGCCTTCTGCCACCGCCCGGCCCAGGTGCTCTCCCTGCCGGTGGTGGCCTCCTACACCAAGACCCGTACGGAACTCCTCAGGAGCCTGGAGCCGGATTTGGTCCTCCTCTCCACCGGGGTACAGCGGGAGCAGGCGTTAAGGCTTAAGGAGGCGGGCTTCCCCGTCTTCGCCGTGCCCCTGCCCACCAGTCCCTACGGCATCCTGGAGAACCTCTCCACCCTGGGCCACCTCCTGGACCTGGAGGAGCGGGCCTCAGAGCTGGCCCATCAGCTTGCCGGGCGCTACGCCGCCCTCAAGGGACGCTTTGCCCTTAGGGTCTACTTTGAGATGGACCTGGGGGGGCCCATCACCGTGGGGCGGGGAAGCTACATCGCCCAGGCCCTCTTGCACCTGGGCCTGAGGCCCATCTTCCTGGACGTGCCCCAGGCCTACTTCGTCCCCGACCTCTCCGAGGTGGCCCGCCGCAAGCCGGACCTCTTCCTCTACGAGCCCAAGCCCTGGGGCAAAAACCCCCTGGAGAAGGCCCAGGCCCTGGCCCGGGAGCGGGGCTGGGACCTCCCCGTGGTGGCCACGGATGGGGACGAGTTGGCCCACTACGGGCCCATGTTCTTCGGCTTCCTGGAAAAGCTGGCCGGGCGGGTGGCCCAAACCTTAGCCCAGGCTTAAGGTGGCCCCTCTGGGGGAGGGGTATAGTGGACCCCATGAAGCGCTTGGGGTTTTTGGGGTTCTTCTTGGTCTTGCTTCTGGCTGCGGTTTCTTGCTCCCAGCCCCCTCCTTCACCTCCTCCTGCAACCTGCTCGCCACGACCAACTGGCCTCACCGCGCAGGGCGGCTTTTCCGAAAAGGCTCTTCCCCAGGGATACGGGGACTTTTTTTATCCTCACGTTCCAGGGGAGCTACTGGTGCTTTCCCAGGGGCTGACCCCCCAGGGGTTGGTAGCCCGGCTGGGGAATGCGGAGGTCATGGGCATCCTTCCTGGAGGCTTCGTGCATCTTAGGGTATTGCCCGGCTCGGAGAAGCGCCAAGCGCAGGCTCTTTTGCAAGCAGGGGCCAGGTGGGTGCAGCCCAACTATCTGTATTATCCCCTGGCCTTCCCCAACGATCCCCTTTACATTCCTAAACAAAGCGGGCAGCTCAATGGTCTCGTGGGCTTGGAGACTGCATGGGCCCGTACCGTAGGCGACCAGATGCTTAGCATGGCTATCATAGATACTGGCTACCTTGCCCACGTGGACATGGCCGGGAGGTGGTACCTTCCCAGTGCTCAGCTTGACGTTGCTGATGGGGACGCCGACCCCACGGATGATACCCCCAAGGGTAGAGGGCATGGTCTAGCCGTGGCCTCGGTTCTAGGAGCGGTTACCGGCAACGCTCTGGGAATGGCCGGGGTGACCTGGCAGGGGAGAGTTCTCCCTCTGAAAGTAGCCCGATCCCGAGACGGGGAAATAACAACCGCTTATCTGGCCACTGCCGTGAACCGGGCAGTGGATTTAGGGGCTAGGGTGGTTAACCTTTCGGTCGGAGGACCTATCTCCGACCCTGCTCTTGAAAACTCCTTGGCCAGTGCGCGGCAGCAGGGTGTCGTTCTGGTAGCCGCAGTGGGGAATAGCGGAACGGACGGGATTTTTTATCCCGCCGGCTCCCCTTCGGTTATTGCCGTGGGGGCGGTGAACAATACTAAGCAAAAGGCGTACTTCTCCAACTGCGGGCAGGAGCTGGACCTGGTGGCGCCGGGGCAGGGGGTAGTGGCGGCCTTGCCCAACGATGACTATGGTTCTGGGTCCGGTACCTCCTTTGCTGCTCCCGTCGTGAGTGGGGTGGTGGCCCTTTATATGAGCCACTTTAAGGCGCAAAAAGGGTCGTGGCCCACTCCAGATCAGGTCTATGCTTGTCTTGCTGCCGCTGCTGAGGACCTCGGTCCTTCTGGCCACGACACCGGCTACGGTTTCGGCCTGGTGCGGGCCGACCGCATCTTTTCCTCCGCCTACGCCTCCGTCTGCTTCCCCTAATCCGCCTCACCCAGCTGGGGATAAACTGGTGGTTTGTGCGGAGGTTCATCCTCCTTCTCCTCCTGGCCTCTTTGGTGGCCCTGGGCCTTTGGGCCTACCCCCTCGTGGGTCCTGTGGCCCGGCACGGGGCCTTGCCCGCCCCGGAGGGCCTGAAGGCCCCCCTCACCCTCCTGGTCTACGGCTCCAGCCCCGAGTACGTGGGGTACCACAGGCGGGCCCCCGAGCGCTTCCGCGGCCTGGCGGACACCATCCTGCTGGTGCGGCTGGACCCCCTGGCCCAGCGGGTGGTGGTGCTCTCCATCCCCCGGGACGTGTGGGTGGAGCTGCCCGGCCACGGCTGGCACAAGGTGAACGCCGCAAGCCCCCTGGGAGGGCCAGAGCTCATGAAGGAAGCGGTGGCCCGCCTAACCGGCATCCGGGCCGAGCGCTACATGGTGGTGAGCACCGAGGCCCTGAGGAGGGGGGTGGACGCCCTGGGAGGGGTGCGGGTCTGCGTGGATAAGCCCATGCGCTACCGGGACATGGCCGCCGGCCTGGACATCAACCTGGAGCCGGGGTGCCAGGTCCTCAATGGGGAGCAAGCCGAGGGGTACCTGCGCTTCCGCAAGGATGCCCTGGGGGACATCGGGCGGATTCAGCGCCAGCAGGCCTTTTTCCACGCCCTCAAAGAGCAGCTTCTCTCCCCGGCGGGCCTTCTGCGCCTGCCCCGGGTGGTGGCGGCGGTGGAGCCCTATGTGCGGACCGACCTCACCCGGGGGGAGAAGGGGGCCATCCTGGGCTTCGCCATGAAGCGGCCCGGGCTGGTAAGCCTCCTCCTTCCGGGCCGTTTTGCGGGTGGGTGGGCGGTGGACCAGGAGGCCCTCAGGGAGCTCGTGGCCTTCTACTTCACGGGCGAGGGGGGGACGGGGGAGGCGGAGCTTGACGGCCGGCTGGTGGCCCTGGTCTATGGTCCCGGCCAGGAGGCCCTGGCGGAACGGGCCCGGGAGCGGTTGCGCGCCCTGGGGCTCAGGGTACTGGCTCACCCCGTGGACCTGGCGCCCAGCCGCACCGAGGTGCTGGAAAACGGTCCCGGGCGGCTGGCGGAGGCCCTGGCCCAGGAACTTGGGGTTCCCTTCCGTGTATCGGGAGAGGCGATCTTGGGGGCCGACCTCACCCTGCGCCTTGGCGGGGACCTGCCCTTTTAGGTAGCATGGGGGACGTGCGCCGGGGTGGCGGAACGGTAGACGCTGCGGACTTAAAATCCGCTGGGGGGTTACCCCCGTACGGGTTCGAGTCCCGTCCCCGGCACCAGAGGGGCCCCGGGTTTCCCGGGGCTTAATCTTTCAGCCTTGATATGCTTAGGTTCGTGGGCGTTCTCACCCGCTATTTGGAAAAGTCCATGGCCCAGGCCCGGTACGACCTCCTGGGCCCTGGCCGTTTTGTGGCCGAGCTTCCCGAGCTGGGCCTGCGTGTGGAGGCTTCCCACCTCGAGGCCGCCCGGGAGAGCCTGCAGGAAGCTTTGGAGGCCTGGCTTTTGGATACCCTGCGTGCGGGCCTTACCCCGCCGGGGCTGGAAGGAGCGGAGGATCCCGTGCGCACCCGTTTCCTGGCCCTAACCCGGGAGATCTGGCGGCTTTTCAAGGAATCCGGGGAAGTGGAGGGGGCGAAGGCGGGGGCAGTTCCTGCCCCGTCCGCCCGGGTGCAGGAGCCCTCGAGGGCGAAAAGGGCACCTTCGCTGGAGGAGTGGCTGAAGGGCCTGGGCATCCAGGTGGTCAAGAAGCCCCAGGAAGAGGAGGAGAAGGAGAAGGTTCTGACCCGCCTGGCCCTGTTCCTGGGGGACCGCTACCCCAGCCTGGAAAAGCTTTACGAGCGCCTCAAGCAGAGCCTTTCCACCAAGCGCCAGTTCGAGCTTTCCCTTTCCGAGGCCACCCAGGAGGAGATCGCCAACTCCACCCAGTTCTGCACCATGCTCAAGCAGTATGCCCTCCTCACCTCCTACCACTACAAAAGCGAGGAGCGGCGCATCCGGGCCAAGGCCAGCACGGAGGGGTGGGTGCAGAACTTCCTCACCGGGGGCTGGTTGGAGCGGTACGTGGCGGAGCGGCTCCGTAAGTTCCTGCGCTCCAAGAACCTGGCCCACGAGGTGGCGATGGGCTACCAGGTCACCCTGCCCAATGGGGACACCATGGAGCTGGACGTGCTCCTCAGGGTAGGGGAGCGCTTCTTCTGGTTTGAGACCAAGACGGGGGACTTCCAGGCCCATATCGCCAAGTATGCGGGGCTGAAAAAGGTCCTGGGGCTCTCCACCAGGGAAAGCTTTTTGGTGCTTTTGGGCATGGATAAGGCCCGCGCCAAAGAGCTTTCTGCCCTCCATGGGCTCACGGTGGTCAACCAGGCGAATTTCCTGGATATTTTCCAGGAAATCCTGGAGGGGAATGCTGCGTAAGGTCCTCCTGGTCATGGGGGGCACCCTGGCCTCGAGGGTCTTGGGCCTGGTGCGCCAGGCGGTCTTCAACGCCCTGTACCCCGACGCCCTGAAGGATGCCTTCAACGTGGCCTACCGGGTGCCGAACCTCCTCCGGGAGCTTTTGGCGGAGGGGGCGGTGCAAAACGCCCTTATCCCCCTCCTGAAGAACCTGCCCGAAGAGGAGGCCCGGTCCTTTGCCCGGCGCTTTGGGGCGTTTCTCTTCGGGGTAAACCTCTTGGTCCTGGGCCTGGGTTATCTCTTGGCTCCCTGGGTGGTGAACCTGCTGGTGGCCCAGGAAAGCCACCTCCGGCAGGGGGAGGCCTTGGGGCAGGTGGTCTACCTCACCCGGCTTCTCTTGCCCTTTCTCCTGGGCATCTCCATGGCTGCCCTCTTCTCCGCTCTTCTTCAGGCGGAGGAGCGCTTCCTGCCCTACGCCCTGGGACCCATCGCCTTCAACCTGGTGGCCATCGGCCTCATGGCCCTCTTCCCCGGGGACCCCACCTTCTTGGGGCTTTCCGTGGCCCTGGGGGGGTTGGTCCAGGCCCTGGTGCAGCTTCCCTTTCTCAGGAATTACGCCCTGGAGTGGCGCTGGCACCAGGCCATTGCCCCGGCCCTTCTGCGCATGGGGCCCTTTGCCTTCACCACCTCCTTGCGGCAGTTTCTCAATCTGGTTCTCACCCACATCCTTACCCGCTACCCCCCAGCGGCGGTCACGGGGTTCTACAACGCCGAGGTGATCTTTCAGATGGTCCTGGGGCTTTTCGCCACCTCGCCCGCCATCGCCCTCTTCCCTAGGATGAGCGCCCTGAAGGGCGAGGAGCTGGCCCGCTTCCTTACAGGCCCCCTGAAGCGGCTTACCCTCCTCCTCTCCCTTCTCGGGGGGATGCTGGTGGCCCTGGCTCCCTTCGTGGTGGTCTTGCTCTTCGGCCTCTTTGGCCCCCTGACCCCGGAGAACCGGGCGTACAGCACCCAGGTCCTCGCCGCCTTGGGGTTTGCCGTCCTGCCCTGGGGGGTGAACACCCTGCTCCTCAGGGGGCTTTATGCCCTGGGGCGGATACGGGAGGCGGTTTTCGCCAGCGCCCTGGTCTTCCTCGCCAACACCCTGGGGTACTGGCTTCTTAAGGATGCCGGGCTTTTCGCCCTGAACCTGGCCACCGCCCTGGCGGGGTATTTGGGGCTTTTCCTTTACCTTCGCCTCCTTAAGCGGGAGGGGGTGGGGATTCCAGAGCTACCGGGCTTCCTTCTAAAAGCCTTACTGGCAGGGCTTCCCGTGGCCTCGCTCGGGTGGGTTCTTGGGAGGGTCTTCCCCGCGGCCCAGGCGGGGGAAGCCCTTTTGCCCCTCCTTCTTGGGGGGGGTTTGGGGCTTGGGGTTTTCCTGCTTGCCGCTTGGCTTCTTGGCCTGCCCCTTAAGGCCCTCCTTGCCAGGACTCCCGCAGGCGGAAATAGAGGGGTTTAAGCCTAAGGGCGAAGGCCGGTTCCTCCCAGGTGGGCCAGGTGAGGGTGAGGGGTGGGGCACCCGGCAGCCACAGGCCGATTCCCCCTATGGAAAGGGGCTCGGGGGCGTACCAGGCCAGGCGCTGGCTGGGGTCGGCGATGAGGAGCATGCCCCAGGGGATGCGGATCTCCAAAAGCCCATCCTCCCCCAGGGCGAAATCCGCCCTGGGGTCCCGGGCCCCCTCCGGGTCCAGGCCCCGCCTTAGCTGGCCCAGCTCGTAAACGATGCGGGGGTAGTCGGTGCCGTCCCGGCCGGTGCGCTGGCGGTTGGGCTCGAGGAGGAAGGGCACAAAGGGTCCGGACCCGGGCCGCGTGGCCCCTCGGAAGTGGAGGTATTCCGTCCCCGGCAGACCGTGGTCCAGCTCTTGGAAGGGGTAGTACCCCTTCTCCACCAGGAGCCTTCCCCCCTCGGCGTTCACCTCCAGGAAGAACTCCGCCCCAAACCCCTCTGTCACCGCCACCCCGCCGGGCACGGTGTCCAGGTAAAGCCTCAAGGGTAGGGGCCCCCGGTAGAGGAGCCAAAGGTACTCGGGGTCCGCATGGGCTTGGAGGAAGCGTGCATCCCCCTGGAGGAGAAAGGGTATGCCCTCCCATTCCCCCGCTTTCCCATCCAGCCGGAAGGCTTCCCTGGCGGTGGCGGCCATGAGGCCGTAGTTTTCCTCGGGGTCCAGGATGTTGTGCCAGAAGGGGTCGCGACTCGGGACTTCCCATTCCATGAAGAGCCAGTTTCGCTTAAACCACTCGTCCATGAGGGCAAACACCATTCCCCCTGCCAGGTCCAAGGAGGCGATGTCCTGCCAAAGGGCCAGAACCTTTTCCGCCTGCTCG includes:
- the bshB1 gene encoding bacillithiol biosynthesis deacetylase BshB1; this translates as MLDLLVLAPHPDDGELGCGGTLARAKAEGLSTGILDLTRGEMGSKGTPEERAKEVEEASRILGLDYRGNLGLPDGGLGDVPEQRLKLAQALRQLRPRIVLAPLEADRHPDHTAASRLAVAAVHLAGLRKAPLEGEPHRVERLFFYPGNHPFTPSFLVKISAFIDQWEQAVLAYKSQFSGEGVSETVGPKGVEARKAMRRYFGNYLGVDYAEPFVSPLPVLYTPWSRA
- a CDS encoding uracil-DNA glycosylase → MTLELLQAQARACTACRLAEGRTQVVFGEGNPDAQLMIVGEGPGEEEDKTGRPFVGKAGQLLNRILEAAGIPRESVYITNIVKCRPPGNRAPLPDEAKVCTDKWLLKQIELIAPQIIVPLGAVAAEFFLGEKVSITKVRGQWFEWHGIRVFPMFHPAYLLRNPSRTPGSPKHLTWLDIQEVKRALDALPPKERRQVKTVSQEPLF
- the hisD gene encoding histidinol dehydrogenase, which translates into the protein MIYRAEEVRERFARRGLSFDPTVEEIVRGILAAVREEGDAALDRFSLDLDGHPVEEIPKKAWRQAYEDLDEELRDALETAKERIEAFYREEAKGGFLKADASGLLGQLVRPLSRVGVYVPGGSAPLLSSLLMSVVPAKVAGVAEVIVASPPKVHPGVLAAAWVAGADRLFAMGGAQAIAALAYGTKRVPRVDKIVGPGNAYVVAAKRQVFGAVGIDGLAGPTETLIVADGSASPRLLAADLLAQAEHGPDSEPWLLSPDRALLEKVEAELFRQLQDLPRGEIARKALERGGLVQTQDLEEAFALANLYAPEHLCLALADPLPWLGRVQNAGGVFLGEGSPEALGDYIAGPSHVMPTSGTARFQGGLALRDFLKVIPVMGLAEGAVRELSRKGALLARAEGLEAHARALDLRS
- a CDS encoding ABC transporter substrate-binding protein, with the protein product MRLFHELLGPLELPDRFLRIVSLAPNLTDALFALGLGERLVGRSAFCHRPAQVLSLPVVASYTKTRTELLRSLEPDLVLLSTGVQREQALRLKEAGFPVFAVPLPTSPYGILENLSTLGHLLDLEERASELAHQLAGRYAALKGRFALRVYFEMDLGGPITVGRGSYIAQALLHLGLRPIFLDVPQAYFVPDLSEVARRKPDLFLYEPKPWGKNPLEKAQALARERGWDLPVVATDGDELAHYGPMFFGFLEKLAGRVAQTLAQA
- a CDS encoding S8 family peptidase; the encoded protein is MAIIDTGYLAHVDMAGRWYLPSAQLDVADGDADPTDDTPKGRGHGLAVASVLGAVTGNALGMAGVTWQGRVLPLKVARSRDGEITTAYLATAVNRAVDLGARVVNLSVGGPISDPALENSLASARQQGVVLVAAVGNSGTDGIFYPAGSPSVIAVGAVNNTKQKAYFSNCGQELDLVAPGQGVVAALPNDDYGSGSGTSFAAPVVSGVVALYMSHFKAQKGSWPTPDQVYACLAAAAEDLGPSGHDTGYGFGLVRADRIFSSAYASVCFP
- a CDS encoding LCP family protein; this encodes MRRFILLLLLASLVALGLWAYPLVGPVARHGALPAPEGLKAPLTLLVYGSSPEYVGYHRRAPERFRGLADTILLVRLDPLAQRVVVLSIPRDVWVELPGHGWHKVNAASPLGGPELMKEAVARLTGIRAERYMVVSTEALRRGVDALGGVRVCVDKPMRYRDMAAGLDINLEPGCQVLNGEQAEGYLRFRKDALGDIGRIQRQQAFFHALKEQLLSPAGLLRLPRVVAAVEPYVRTDLTRGEKGAILGFAMKRPGLVSLLLPGRFAGGWAVDQEALRELVAFYFTGEGGTGEAELDGRLVALVYGPGQEALAERARERLRALGLRVLAHPVDLAPSRTEVLENGPGRLAEALAQELGVPFRVSGEAILGADLTLRLGGDLPF
- the murJ gene encoding murein biosynthesis integral membrane protein MurJ, which produces MLRKVLLVMGGTLASRVLGLVRQAVFNALYPDALKDAFNVAYRVPNLLRELLAEGAVQNALIPLLKNLPEEEARSFARRFGAFLFGVNLLVLGLGYLLAPWVVNLLVAQESHLRQGEALGQVVYLTRLLLPFLLGISMAALFSALLQAEERFLPYALGPIAFNLVAIGLMALFPGDPTFLGLSVALGGLVQALVQLPFLRNYALEWRWHQAIAPALLRMGPFAFTTSLRQFLNLVLTHILTRYPPAAVTGFYNAEVIFQMVLGLFATSPAIALFPRMSALKGEELARFLTGPLKRLTLLLSLLGGMLVALAPFVVVLLFGLFGPLTPENRAYSTQVLAALGFAVLPWGVNTLLLRGLYALGRIREAVFASALVFLANTLGYWLLKDAGLFALNLATALAGYLGLFLYLRLLKREGVGIPELPGFLLKALLAGLPVASLGWVLGRVFPAAQAGEALLPLLLGGGLGLGVFLLAAWLLGLPLKALLARTPAGGNRGV